The following nucleotide sequence is from Aquarana catesbeiana isolate 2022-GZ linkage group LG08, ASM4218655v1, whole genome shotgun sequence.
TATTTAGCGTTCAAGAACGACTCGCGTTAAAACACCCTCCAAATATCTTATGAAGCCGCAGttattctctttctttttttccctccaGATGGACGATACATCAGGAATATCTTAAAGCAGAGTCACATTACATTTCCAGATGGTGAAAAAGAAGACGGTAACGTCATAGCCGGTTCTTCAGAACTGAACCTCATTCTCCCAGGACTCTACAGGATATTCCCTTGTTCTGACTGTGGCAAATGTTTTAACGACAGAGCAGAATTCAGGTCACACCAGAAAAGTCACGTGGAGGAGAGGACTTATCCGTGTTCCGAATGCGGAAAAAGTTTTACCCGCAAAGAAAATCTTAAactacatcagagatctcacacagggattAGGCCATTTTCCTGTGTTGAGTGCGGAAAACGGTTTACCCGTAGAAAAATCCTGATGGCACATCAGAGGatccacactggggagaagccattTGGCTGTTCGGAATGCGGAAAGTGTTTTACCCAGAGAGAAAACCTCATCATACATCAAAGATCGCACACGGGGCTGAAGCCATTTTCCTgtgccgagtgcgggaaatgtttcgctcGGAGAGAAAAGCTTGTCTAccatcagaggtctcacactggGGAAAAGCCGTTTTCCTGCTCTGAATGCAGCAAAAGTTTTACCCGGAGGGAAAACCTGCTGTTGCATCTGAGGTCGCACCCGGGGgtgaagccattttcctgtccgaAATGCAAGGAGTGTTTTACGGAAAGGGAAGAACTTCTTTTGCACCAGAAGTGCCACATAGAAGAGAAGCTATATTTGAATCCTGAAGCTGGGGTTGAGGAGGAGCCATATTCATGTTCGGTATGTGGGATATGCTTTGACCAGAGAGCTGACCTCCTTTCGCATGAAAGAACTCACACGGGCCTGAAGAAGTTTCCCTGCAGCGAATGTGGCAAATGTTTTGGAAAAAGGTCTAATCTGGTTAGACACCAGAGAAGTCACTCGGGCGAGAGACCATTTTCATGTGCCATCTGCGGGAAATGCTTTACTTGGCGCGACAAATTGATCtcccatcagaggtctcacacgggtttCAAACCGTTCACATGTCCagtgtgcgggaagtgtttcagcCAGAGAGCCCATCTTGTTTTGCATGAAagaactcacacgggggaaaagcctttCTCCTGTAATGAGTGCGGAAGATGTTTTGCCGAAAGCTCAAACCTTACTAAACACCAGAGAACCCACTCAGGActgaagccatattcctgttcggaatgcggaaaatgtttttcgaGCAAATCCAATCTGATCGCACACGAAAATGTTCATAAGGGGGACAAGCCGCTTTCCTGTTCTGAATGCGGGAAGTGCTTTTCTCGGAAATCAAATCTTGTCGCACACGAAAATGTTCATAAGGGTAACAAGCCGTATTCATGTTCcgaatgtggaaaatgtttttctcgGAAATCGTATCTCATGAGACATGAAAAAGTTCATATAGTATGTGTTCCTCTGTAAGTAAGGACTTTTGTCGTAAAATCTGGTTAAATCTTAAAAACGTTTCTTAAAGTTTTATAAGGGATACCGGATCAATAATAATGCAGTTGGGTTATATTGCCACCTGCAGGAGGAATTAGACACTGGCAAATAAAAGCCATTAGTCAGCcaggtataacccctcccactagcAGCATGCTTCAGTTTTGTAGGAAAGTGATATTATGAGTAGATCACAAATACAGAGGAGTGGGACAGGTGTTCCTTAACCCTTCCTACCGCCTCCCGGCAGCCTATTAATGCCAGAAGGCGGTGTCCCGGTCACGTGAATGCTGTAATTGGCTATCACAGCGACCTAATGATCAGGATCCTGTCCTGCTGTCTCCTGATCACAAACACAGACTGAGGGCTGCTGGCAACAGCTTAATCAGTGGACCATAAGCATGCCGTCAGCACACAACCTGGAACGCCCATAGACACATATGTG
It contains:
- the LOC141104509 gene encoding uncharacterized protein isoform X1, which codes for MASQLALTSPDGSSNRNPPERCPRPLYSWDSTQEHQEIPQEDQSESLLTFEIKDEEDPYLRGEEPCKEEETPTEISTDPGDTWRNVKDENEINVKVKEEHIPVEIRSDGSSNRNPPERCPRPLYSRDSTQEDQEIQQSCQSKNLVVHKVEAKEDSEETTVRSDEQEIGTDGRYIRNILKQSHITFPDGEKEDGNVIAGSSELNLILPGLYRIFPCSDCGKCFNDRAEFRSHQKSHVEERTYPCSECGKSFTRKENLKLHQRSHTGIRPFSCVECGKRFTRRKILMAHQRIHTGEKPFGCSECGKCFTQRENLIIHQRSHTGLKPFSCAECGKCFARREKLVYHQRSHTGEKPFSCSECSKSFTRRENLLLHLRSHPGVKPFSCPKCKECFTEREELLLHQKCHIEEKLYLNPEAGVEEEPYSCSVCGICFDQRADLLSHERTHTGLKKFPCSECGKCFGKRSNLVRHQRSHSGERPFSCAICGKCFTWRDKLISHQRSHTGFKPFTCPVCGKCFSQRAHLVLHERTHTGEKPFSCNECGRCFAESSNLTKHQRTHSGLKPYSCSECGKCFSSKSNLIAHENVHKGDKPLSCSECGKCFSRKSNLVAHENVHKGNKPYSCSECGKCFSRKSYLMRHEKVHIVCVPL
- the LOC141104509 gene encoding uncharacterized protein isoform X2; the encoded protein is MASQLALTSPDGSSNRNPPERCPRPLYSRDSTQEDQEIQQSCQSKNLVVHKVEAKEDSEETTVRSDEQEIGTDGRYIRNILKQSHITFPDGEKEDGNVIAGSSELNLILPGLYRIFPCSDCGKCFNDRAEFRSHQKSHVEERTYPCSECGKSFTRKENLKLHQRSHTGIRPFSCVECGKRFTRRKILMAHQRIHTGEKPFGCSECGKCFTQRENLIIHQRSHTGLKPFSCAECGKCFARREKLVYHQRSHTGEKPFSCSECSKSFTRRENLLLHLRSHPGVKPFSCPKCKECFTEREELLLHQKCHIEEKLYLNPEAGVEEEPYSCSVCGICFDQRADLLSHERTHTGLKKFPCSECGKCFGKRSNLVRHQRSHSGERPFSCAICGKCFTWRDKLISHQRSHTGFKPFTCPVCGKCFSQRAHLVLHERTHTGEKPFSCNECGRCFAESSNLTKHQRTHSGLKPYSCSECGKCFSSKSNLIAHENVHKGDKPLSCSECGKCFSRKSNLVAHENVHKGNKPYSCSECGKCFSRKSYLMRHEKVHIVCVPL